TTTGGTTACTCCCTCTGAACTGAATTAGTTGACGCAACCTCTGTACAATGCTGTATAGAGACCGCGTTGATTAATTTGGACCGGAGGAAGTACAAACAATTATGTAAACATGTAAAATATGTACTGCTTTAAACCCTAACATCATTTAAATTGTTCATTTCTTTCCCGAACCTTTCTACCGGCTAAATGTTCTCAGGTATTATATTATTACATTTGTAGATAGACGGGTGCAGTAAAGCGCACATCCATGTTCTAGTACACTTTAAAAGGAAGGCTGGAGGTGTAACATACCACACATTCGAACAACAATCATCAACATGATGCTTAGCACATAAGTGTTCCTCTAACTCCGACGTAGCAGCAGCTTGTGCTTCAGTTGCTGACGTAATAGTAATTAGCACTAATGACGTCTCCGATGCATAAATAGTTTGAAATTGACGTACACATGCTGGTCATGGGCTTCAGTTGTCAATATTTAAACTAAAACGGATCTAAGCCAGCCAGCCGCAGGAATCTAGGACTGACCCCTGCAGCAACCAAGCGCTCTTGACCGGCCGATTAAAAGAATTCATTCCACGTCGGCGTTCAAAGCAAGTGTTCATACGAAATTAAGTTTTCTCAAGGAACTCTCGAGTCGCGTCCTTGGGTCTCTTGCAATATTGTTGTTAGCTCTAAGTTCCTACGTGGCACATACACGGTATATTTCAAGTTGGCTGTCCACTTGGCTTTAAGTGGGGAATATTTACTGGTAGATTGACGGATACTGACCAGACGCATCGATCCTCTAGGAAGGGTAAATTTTCCTTTGGTGGTAGTTTTAAATTTACCGAATAGTTAATCCATGGCTAGGCGGCTATTAAGTCATTTGTCATATTTTCAATTTGTTACCTCAAAGTTCATACGTCGTATGTTTCAAGTTGGCCATCCACTTGGGTTAGGTTAATTGTGGAGTATTTGCTGGCAGTTCGAACTTAGATGCATGGTGACCAGATGCATCGATCCCTTTGGGAAGCGCATGTGTATTGGGAAGACTAGATTTTCTGTGGGCGGTAatcttctactccctccgtccgaagaagcttggtgctagatacatccattcgaGGGAGGGACAAACTTTTTCAGACAGAGAGCGTACTTACCCAATAATTAATCCATGGCTGGCCGGCTATGAAGTTCTTTTGTCATATTCTTCAATTGTTAGAGGCGCTACCTGTTACTCCAAAGTCTATATAAACGGGGCACCATGCTGTGGTACTTCCACAGCTAAGTTGCATTACTTGTTGTAGAGCACAAGTACTGACCCAAGGAATTGGTCAAGGATATTGATCACAGATCCATCTAGCTAAGATCTCTCCCACTATTGCAGGTAATTTCGTCTGGCAGTTCCTGATCTAAGCTCATATGCATGAGCTAGCCGAGAAAATGCATGAGATTTAACGTTGCCTCGCAACTGTTCAAATCATATCTAGTTTACCCGTATGTCTGATTTGCAGTATCAATCTGATTTTTAAGTGTAATCAGAATACATTTCAGATTCTTCTGTTTGGTACTCCCTCTTACTATAAGACCCATGCAGTATACGTGAAGGTCGTGCAAGTGCAACTATGGGAAGCATGGGAGAAGTGCGAGCAATGATGGTGCAGGAGCTCGCCAACGTCCTCGGCAAGCCCGAGGTGCCAGCCCAGTACGTGGTGCGCGGGCACCACAGCCAGCAGCTCGCCACAGCCATCGCAGCACCTATCCCTGTCATCGACCTCCGCAGCCTTTTCACGGAAGATGGTGCAGCCACTAATGAGGCATCGAAGCTTCGAGCAGCGCTCGAGTCATGGGGCCTCTTCCTGGTAAGTAACTATCCTATCAGCCCACGGTACTTAGTAGTACTCCACAATTTTAGTACAAGATCAAACGTTCATATTCATCTTGCTTATATATATGTACCTGCATGCAGCTCAGTAACCATGGTATAGAAACCACCATGATGGATGGCATGATGATTGCTTCGAGGGAGTTTTTCAAGCGGCCACTCGAAGACAAGAAGAGGTACACCAACCTAATTGGCGGTGAGCAATTCCAGTTTGAGGGGTACGGGAACGACCAGGTGAGGTCGCCGGACCAGATCCTAGACTGGTCTGACCGCCTCTACCTCAAGGTGGAGCCCGAGGACGAGCGACGCATTGCCCTCTGGCCAACACATCCTGAAAACTTCGGGTCACCTATTGATCAGAGATATCACTTTCCAAATTTCCAGGCTTGGGGTTTAAGTATCATAAGCTCATATATTGTTTTCTTTGCAGGGATATTCTGCACAACTTCACGAAAAAATGTGGGGGAGTGAAGGACGATCTCCTCCTGGCAATGGCGAAGCTATTGAAGCTTGACGATGACAACTACTTTGTGGACCAGCTCGGGGAGAAGGCTGAAACTAACGTGAGATGCAGCTACTACCCAGAGTGTCCAAGGCCAGAGCTTGTATTTGGTCTCAAGCCTCACTGCGATGGAACCGTTCTTACACTTCTCATGGTCGATGACAGCGTCGGTGGCTTGCAAGTTCTAAGAGATGGGGTGTGGTGGGATGTACCGATCGTACCTCACACACTGCTGGTCATTATAGGAGATCAGACTGAGGTGCGTTTTCTTTATAAACTAGAAGTACTATTTTGTATGGTCAGGTCAGAACGAAACCGTTTGTGTTTTCCATGAAAAATACTTCCATGGTATAACAAATTTATAGTCTTTGCTAGCATATCCATAATGGAACAAAACAATCAAAATTAAATGCCAGGGTTTACGGATTAAAAAACCATTTTGTCAAAAGTTTCTAAGGTCATGGACTAATTGAGTTAAATGTTTTGTTTAATAGATAATGAGCAACGGGTTCTTCAAGAGCCCTGTGCATAGGGTTGTGACAAATGCAAAGAAAGAGAGGCTATCAGTGGCTCTAGACTATTCTGTTGACCATGAGAGAGAAATCGAGCCATCGGCTCAGCTGATTGATGAGAAGAGACCAGCACTGTACATGAAAGTGAAGGTTAAGGACTACATTGCCGGG
This sequence is a window from Aegilops tauschii subsp. strangulata cultivar AL8/78 chromosome 7, Aet v6.0, whole genome shotgun sequence. Protein-coding genes within it:
- the LOC120970768 gene encoding protein LATERAL BRANCHING OXIDOREDUCTASE 1-like, translating into MMDGMMIASREFFKRPLEDKKRYTNLIGGEQFQFEGYGNDQVRSPDQILDWSDRLYLKVEPEDERRIALWPTHPENFGRDILHNFTKKCGGVKDDLLLAMAKLLKLDDDNYFVDQLGEKAETNVRCSYYPECPRPELVFGLKPHCDGTVLTLLMVDDSVGGLQVLRDGVWWDVPIVPHTLLVIIGDQTEIMSNGFFKSPVHRVVTNAKKERLSVALDYSVDHEREIEPSAQLIDEKRPALYMKVKVKDYIAGLYEHFSQGTMVIDTLQI